From Fusarium musae strain F31 chromosome 8, whole genome shotgun sequence:
CCAGGCGAAGAACTTTGGGTATGATTGTCCGTTGACGGCGAGTAAGAAGGTGGATTATCCTGATATGACACCTCAAGCCCAGCGCATCATTTCGTACTTTGCCAGCGCGGCCGGAACTCCCCAAAGTGAAGATTGTTTGACGCTCAATATTTGGTCCAAGGTCACGCCCAACTCTGCCAGAGCCAACAAGCctgtcttgatcttcttctatGGTGGACGTAAGTAACTCGGTCGTGCATCGAGGATGGAGACTTGTACTGACTTGATGACATAGGCTTTGCTATcggcaacaccaacagtCCTTTCTACAATGGCAAATACTTCGCTGACGCAGAggacatcgtcgtcatcaccgTCAACTACCGTATCAACATCTTTGGCTTCCCTGGTGCACCTGGCGAGACTCAGAACCTAGGTCTGCGCGACCAACGAGCTGCTGTCGAGTGGGTTCGCGACAACATCTGGAGATTCGGCGGCAACCCTTCCAAGATCACCATCGCTGGTCAATCTTCTGGCGGCGTAGCTGTTGACTACTGGACATATGCATACAAGAAAGACCCGATCGTCAATGGAATTATCGCACCATCAGGCAACGCTTTCAGTTTCCCTGTCAACTCCGCTGCTGTCCAAGAGAAGAACTGGGCTTCGGTCGTGGCAGCTGTAGGATGCAACACTACCAGTGAGGTGATGGCCTGCATGCGCAAGGTTGACTGGGAGGATATCAAacaagctgctgctggtatcaGGCCTGCTGCCAGTTCCAGCGTCCTCCGATCCATCCCTCCATTCTACCCCAAGCCAGATAACGAGATTGTCTTCTCCGACTACGTTAGCCGAACTAAGAGCGGAAACTTTGTCAAAGTGCCCATCCTCTTTGGCAACAACAATAACGAAGACGGATACTACCGTATTCCGGCCTACGGAAATGGAGTTGTTCCTACGGACGCCCAAGTCAAATCGTTCCTTCTCGAATCCTTCACCTGTCCCGTGTCATACCAGGCCAAGGCGCGTCGCGATCACAATACACCGTCATGGGCGTACCGATATCTGGCAGACTGGGATAATACAAGACTGTTCCCTACAAGTGGTGCGTATCATGGTGTTGACCTGCACATGATCTTCGGTGCATCCGGCGATGTCAGTGGCATTGCCCCATCAGCCgaccagaagaagctcaccaaGATCATGCAACATGCTTGGTTCTCTTTTAGCGACGATCCTTGGTCGGGTTTGAGTAAGCTTGGCTGGCCTAGATTTGATCCCTTGCGCAAGACCTTGATTGAGCTGGGTAAGGGCACGAAGCCTCGTGTCGACTTTGTGAAGCCTTCTGTCTATGATGCTGCTTGCTCAACAGTCACGATGGGCGCGCTTTCGACTTCTACGTAGAATAGAACATTTTTGCCTTAATTTTTGGTAACTCAAAGAGCTTATAGTCTTATCCCAGCAACAACGTTTTACAATCTGTCGCGTGAAGCTCATACCCGTTGGCAGATCCACCATGACTAATGACCTGGATGGGCATGGCACGCATGTTTGCGGGTCTGTTAAGATGGGAGGTACAGTCCAAGGCACTGCACCAGAGGCGACCCTCATTGTCCAATCTCTCTTGGACAATCGCGGTGGTCTTTTCGGTAGATCTGGAAAGACTCTCACCGATTTACTGAAAGAAGCCATCGAACACGAGTCTTTCATTCATACCAATTCCTGGGGTCCCGTCTGGACGCGCCAACTTGAGTACAACAACGCAAGCACGGGCCTCGACACTTTTGTCTCCAATCATCCATAGATGACAGTTTGCTTCGCTG
This genomic window contains:
- a CDS encoding hypothetical protein (MEROPS:MER0030934) gives rise to the protein MHAAFAFALWAGLAAATPKCNPSKYITVETANGPVTGHVADNSPCVVEYLGIPYAKPPVDKLRFAAPQRITSYSKKPFQAKNFGYDCPLTASKKVDYPDMTPQAQRIISYFASAAGTPQSEDCLTLNIWSKVTPNSARANKPVLIFFYGGRFAIGNTNSPFYNGKYFADAEDIVVITVNYRINIFGFPGAPGETQNLGLRDQRAAVEWVRDNIWRFGGNPSKITIAGQSSGGVAVDYWTYAYKKDPIVNGIIAPSGNAFSFPVNSAAVQEKNWASVVAAVGCNTTSEVMACMRKVDWEDIKQAAAGIRPAASSSVLRSIPPFYPKPDNEIVFSDYVSRTKSGNFVKVPILFGNNNNEDGYYRIPAYGNGVVPTDAQVKSFLLESFTCPVSYQAKARRDHNTPSWAYRYLADWDNTRLFPTSGAYHGVDLHMIFGASGDVSGIAPSADQKKLTKIMQHAWFSFSDDPWSGLSKLGWPRFDPLRKTLIELGKGTKPRVDFVKPSVYDAACSTVTMGALSTST